In Triticum aestivum cultivar Chinese Spring chromosome 5B, IWGSC CS RefSeq v2.1, whole genome shotgun sequence, the following proteins share a genomic window:
- the LOC123113177 gene encoding methyl-CpG-binding domain-containing protein 10, producing MASEGEHAAAAGEQTPLKKAGEAEQGEELQAPSGWTKKLNPTRGGKFEVAFVAPTGEEVKTKRALTTYLKAHPGGPALSEFVWATGNTPRRSSRLSAKPKATESPEDEKPSRRSGKSKATESPEDEKPAKRGRPSSSKKGKKGKQEDAEDAEAESGDHADAEEAKGTEVEMKDAEEAKVTDLDLEMKEADNAQEEKKEEEAGGSVGEKKEADTVAQEEKKEADTVAQEEKKEADPVAQEEKKEADTLAQEEKKEADTVAEEEKEEADTVAQEEMKDAPVADAPEKTEEVEGEAAESEVAPVETEMPDPVTENKENEKPAEFEEVPVEFEMSDLVSENKENEKPAESEEVPVEFEMSAPVLEEHKEDEKPAEYEVAPVEGEKTENGLAVESTVSPPATSEEKKVEADSTINPATPPPAEVKADAPAAEAAKAAENPADNTAHKDDQGNAGTTGEQSTGNVDNNGQIHPGVSTVRCI from the exons ATGGCCAGCGAAGGCgagcacgcggcggcggcgggcgagcagACGCCGCTCAAGAAGGCGGGCGAGGCGGAGCAGGGCGAGGAGCTCCAGGCCCCCTCCGGCTGGACCAAGAAG CTTAATCCCACTCGGGGTGGGAAGTTTGAGGTTGCTTTTGTTGCACCAACTGGCGAGGAGGTCAAGACCAAGAGAGCTTTAACCACATACCTAAAAGCACACCCTGGAGGCCCTGCTCTTTCAGAGTTCGTCTGGGCAACCG GCAATACTCCCAGACGGTCCTCACGTCTAAGTGCGAAGCCTAAGGCTACTGAGAGCCCAGAAGATGAGAAACCCTCACGCCGAAGTGGAAAGTCTAAGGCTACCGAGAGCCCGGAAGATGAGAAACCTGCCAAACGGGGAAGGCCCTCAAGCTCTAAGAAAGGCAAAAAGGGGAAACAGGAGGATGCAGAGGACGCAGAAGCTGAAAGTGGAGATCATGCTGATGCTGAAGAAGCCAAAGGCACTGAAGTGGAGATGAAAGATGCTGAAGAAGCCAAAGTCACTGACCTGGACCTGGAGATGAAAGAAGCTGACAATGCTCAGGAAGAGAAGAAAGAGGAAGAGGCTGGCGGTTCGGTTGGAGAGAAGAAAGAGGCTGACACTGTTGCTCAGGAAGAGAAGAAAGAGGCTGACACTGTTGCTCAGGAAGAGAAGAAAGAGGCCGACCCTGTTGCTCAAGAAGAGAAGAAAGAGGCCGACACTCTTGCTCAAGAAGAGAAGAAAGAGGCTGACACTGTCGCTGAAGAAGAGAAGGAAGAGGCTGACACTGTCGCTCAAGAAGAGATGAAAGATGCTCCTGTCGCTGATGCCCCAGAGAAGACTGAAGAAGTGGAAGGCGAAGCAGCTGAATCTGAAGTAGCTCCCGTGGAGACCGAGATGCCTGACCCTGTAACAGAGAACAAGGAAAACGAGAAGCCAGCTGAATTTGAAGAAGTCCCCGTGGAGTTTGAGATGTCTGACCTTGTATCAGAGAACAAGGAAAATGAGAAGCCAGCTGAATCTGAAGAAGTCCCCGTGGAGTTTGAGATGTCTGCCCCTGTATTAGAAGAGCATAAGGAAGATGAAAAGCCAGCTGAATATGAAGTAGCTCCCGTGGAGGGTGAGAAAACTGAAAACGGCCTGGCGGTTGAATCCACAGTGTCACCTCCAGCAACTTCAGAGgaaaagaaagtagaagcagataGCACCATCAATCCGGCGACCCCTCCTCCAGCGGAGGTGAAGGCAGATGCTCCAGCGGCAGAGGCAGCAAAGGCTGCGGAGAATCCAGCAGACAACACTGCTCACAAGGATGACCAGGGTAACGCCGGCACCACGGGAGAACAATCCACCGGGAACGTCGACAACAATGGACAGATTCATCCAGGTGTTTCTACCGTGCGGTGCATCTGA